One genomic segment of Myotis daubentonii chromosome 14, mMyoDau2.1, whole genome shotgun sequence includes these proteins:
- the MLH1 gene encoding DNA mismatch repair protein Mlh1 encodes MSLVAGVIRRLDETVVNRIAAGEVIQRPANAIKEMIENCLDAKCTSIQVVVKEGGLKLIQIQDNGTGIRKEDLDIVCERFTTSKLQSFEDLANISTYGFRGEALASISHVAHVTITTKTADGKCAYRASYSDGKLKAPPKPCAGNQGTQITVEDLFYNISTRRKALKNPSEEYGKILEVVGRYSIHNSGISFSVKKQGETVADVRTLPNATTVDNIRSIFGNAVSRELIEVGCEDKTLAFKMKGYISNANYSVKKCIFLLFINHRLVESTSLKKAIETVYAAYLPKNTHPFLYLSLEISPQNVDVNVHPTKHEVHFLHEDSILERVQQHVESKLLGSNSSRTYFTQTLLPSLAGPSGEAVKSTTGVTPSSASGSGDKVYAYQMVRTDSREQKLDAFLQPASKASQPQAIVPEDSTGTARAGQQDEEMPELPAPDGAAKSQSSEGIATEGTSETSEKRGSPSSLDNPRKRHREASDVEMVEDESRKEMTAACTPRRRIINLTSVLSLREEINERGHETLQEMLHNHSFVGCVNPQWALAQHQTKLYLLNTTKLSEELFYQILIYDFANFGVLRLSEPAPLFDLAMLALDSPESGWTEEDGPKEGLAEYIVEFLKRKTEMLADYFSLEIDEEGNLIGLPLLIDNYVPPLEGLPIFILRLATEVNWDEEKECFESLSKECAMFYSIRKQYISEESTLSGQQIEAPGSTPNPWKWTVEHVVYKAFRSHLLPPKHFTEDGNVLQLANLPDLYKVFERC; translated from the exons ATGTCGCTTGTAGCGGGCGTTATTCGGCGGCTGGACGAGACTGTGGTGAACCGCATCGCGGCAGGAGAAGTTATCCAGCGGCCGGCTAATGCCATCAAGGAGATGATCGAGAACTG TTTAGATGCCAAATGCACAAGTATTCAAGTGGTTGTAAAAGAGGGAGGCCTGAAGTTGATTCAGATCCAAGACAATGGCACTGGCATCAGG AAAGAAGATCTAGATATTGTATGTGAGAGGTTCACTACAAGTAAACTTCAGTCCTTTGAGGATTTAGCTAATATTTCTACCTATGGCTTTCGCGGTGAG GCTTTGGCCAGCATAAGCCACGTGGCTCACGTTACTATCACAACCAAAACAGCTGATGGGAAGTGCGCGTACAG AGCAAGTTACTCCGATGGAAAGCTGAAAGCGCCTCCTAAGCCATGTGCAGGCAATCAGGGGACCCAGATTACG GTGGAGGACCTTTTTTACAACATTTCCACCAGgaggaaagctttaaaaaatccaAGTGAAGAGTATGGGAAGATTCTGGAAGTTGTTGGCAG GTATTCAATACACAATTCAGGCATCAGTTTCTCAGTTAAAAAA CAAGGTGAGACCGTGGCCGACGTGAGGACACTGCCCAATGCCACCACCGTGGACAACATTCGCTCCATCTTCGGAAACGCCGTTAGCCG AGAATTGATAGAAGTTGGGTGTGAGGATAAAACACTCGCCTTCAAAATGAAAGGCTACATATCCAATGCCAACTACTCAGTGAAGAAATGCATCTTCTTACTCTTCATCAACC atcGTCTGGTAGAGTCAACTTCCTTAAAAAAAGCCATTGAAACGGTGTATGCAGCATATTTACCCAAGAACACACACCCGTTCCTGTACCTCAG CCTAGAAATCAGCCCACAGAATGTGGATGTCAATGTGCACCCCACGAAGCATGAGGTCCACTTCCTGCACGAGGACAGCATCCTGGAGCGGGTGCAGCAGCACGTGGAGAGCAAGCTCCTGGGCTCCAACTCCTCCAGGACCTACTTCACCCAG ACTTTACTACCCAGTCTTGCTGGCCCCTCTGGGGAGGCGGTTAAATCCACAACAGGCGTGACACCCTCGTCTGCTTCTGGAAGTGGCGACAAAGTCTATGCCTACCAGATGGTCCGCACTGATTCCCGGGAGCAGAAGCTCGATGCCTTTCTGCAGCCTGCGAGCAAAGCCAGTCAGCCCCAGGCCATTGTCCCGGAGGACAGCACAGGCACCGCCAGGGCCGGGCAGCAAGATGAGGAAATGCCGGAACTCCCAGCTCCCGACGGGGCTGCCAAGAGTCAGAGCTCGGAGGGGATCGCGACAGAGGGGACTTCGGAAACGTCAGAGAAGAGAGGGTCCCCCTCCAGCCTGGACAACCCAAG AAAGAGACATCGGGAAGCCTCCGATGTGGAAATGGTGGAAGATGAGTCCCGGAAGGAAATGACGGCAGCTTGCACCCCCCGGAGAAGGATCATTAACCTCACCAGTGTTCTGAGTCTCCGGGAAGAAATTAACGAGCGGGGACATGAGA CCCTGCAGGAGATGCTGCACAACcactcctttgtgggctgtgtgaaTCCGCAGTGGGCCTTGGCACAGCACCAGACCAAGTTATACCTTCTCAACACCACCAAACTGAG tgaagAACTGTTCTACCAGATACTCATATATGATTTTGCCAATTTTGGTGTCCTGAGGTTATCG GAGCCAGCCCCGCTCTTTGACCTCGCCATGCTCGCTTTAGACAGTCCCGAGAGTGGCTGGACAGAGGAAGATGGTCCCAAAGAAGGACTTGCCGAATACATTGTTGAGTTCCTGAAAAGGAAGACTGAGATGCTTGCAGACTACTTCTCTTTGGAAATTGACGAG GAAGGGAACCTGATTGGATTACCCCTTCTGATCGACAACTATGTGCCCCCGTTAGAGGGTCTGCCGATCTTCATTCTTCGACTAGCCACTGAG GTGAACTGGGACGAGGAAAAGGAATGTTTTGAAAGCCTCAGTAAAGAATGTGCTATGTTTTACTCCATCCGGAAGCAGTATATATCCGAGGAGTCGACCCTCTCAGGCCAACAG ATTGAAGCGCCTGGCTCCACTCCAAACCCCTGGAAGTGGACTGTGGAACACGTTGTCTATAAAGCCTTCCGCTcacacctcctgcctcccaagCATTTCACAGAAGATGGGAATGTCCTGCAGCTTGCTAACCTGCCCGATCTGTACAAAGTCTTTGAGAGGTGTTAA